The proteins below are encoded in one region of Triticum aestivum cultivar Chinese Spring chromosome 1B, IWGSC CS RefSeq v2.1, whole genome shotgun sequence:
- the LOC123122080 gene encoding E3 ubiquitin-protein ligase RING1-like yields MSTPGAAYYASLARKQYFCYQCNRTVLIAASAAAAGELSCPDCRGDFLEEVTVPAPTILPFPFAFPPMMPTASSPSRSSSSSTAAPPSSDLSNFLTSILDLQEGRRVRSRSGSGAASAAGTATPENEPESFDPLVFFQNYIHTLMEGGANIQVLLDDASVNLAPGLGGRAGGTSYGDYFVGPGLEQLIEQLAENDPNRYGTPPAAKSALTTLPDVVVTDAMVAAAEGAECAVCKEDFSPGDGAKQMPCKHIYHADCIVPWLELHNSCPICRFELPTDDPDYEGNKASNAQSAVGIAAAAASGSSGAAEEGGEESGEAARVVERRFNVSLAWPFGGLAGQTPQQDGNNAGAGSSSQDSGSQDGAGGSNKN; encoded by the coding sequence ATGTCGACCCCGGGCGCCGCCTACTACGCTTCCCTCGCGCGCAAGCAGTACTTCTGCTACCAATGCAACCGCACCGTCCtcatcgccgcctccgccgcggccgccgGCGAGCTCTCATGCCCCGACTGCCGCGGCGACTTCCTGGAGGAGGTCACCGTCCCCGCCCCCACCATCCTccccttccccttcgccttcccccCTATGATGCCCACCGCCTCCTCCCCGTcccgatcctcctcctcctccaccgccgcgccCCCCTCCAGCGACCTCTCCAACTTCCTCACCAGCATCCTCGACCTCCAGGAGGGCCGCCGCGTTAGGTCCAGGAGCGGGAGCGGTGCCGCCTCGGCCGCTGGCACGGCCACGCCTGAGAACGAGCCGGAGTCCTTCGACCCGCTCGTGTTTTTCCAGAACTACATCCACACCCTCATGGAGGGGGGCGCCAACATCCAGGTGCTCCTCGACGACGCCAGCGTCAACCTCGCCCCCGGCCTAGGCGGCCGTGCCGGTGGGACAAGCTACGGGGACTACTTCGTCGGCCCGGGACTGGAGCAACTCATCGAGCAGCTCGCCGAGAACGATCCCAACCGCTATGGCACGCCGCCGGCTGCCAAGTCCGCCCTGACCACTCTTCCTGACGTCGTTGTCACCGATGCCATGGTTGCGGCGGCAGAGGGCGCCGAGTGTGCTGTGTGCAAGGAAGATTTCTCACCTGGAGATGGGGCCAAGCAGATGCCCTGCAAGCATATCTACCACGCAGATTGCATCGTACCCTGGTTGGAGCTCCACAATTCGTGCCCCATTTGTCGCTTTGAGCTGCCCACCGATGATCCTGATTATGAGGGCAATAAGGCCTCAAACGCACAGTCAGCTGTTGgtatcgctgctgctgctgcatctgGGAGCTCTGGTGCTGCTgaggaaggaggggaggagagTGGGGAGGCTGCAAGGGTGGTGGAAAGGAGATTCAATGTGTCATTGGCTTGGCCGTTTGGTGGATTGGCAGGTCAAACACCACAGCAAGATGGGAACAATGCCGGTGCTGGCAGTAGCTCACAGGACAGCGGTTCGCAGGATGGAGCTGGTGGCAGTAACAAAAATTGA